In the Leishmania mexicana MHOM/GT/2001/U1103 complete genome, chromosome 31 genome, one interval contains:
- a CDS encoding metallo-peptidase, Clan MA(E), Family M41 yields the protein MNQNDASPGGSLFQQMYSVQQQQQQMPPQQAYGGQLSLQPPPIPQQQKSGQGGGYAQNPYTVPGEGIGAPPSTYAGYNYQPQPMIPQQYSYTAQPLHQQPARMPPVYQPTVQDDDYYKGFHDGVVRPSGPVWGSAVSWIVPLVVNVAFFVGPIWYFRRKYMHAMASATGSTAASGGKGGAGASSNMMSGLMDMMNPMKPKNFRTEVKGTTFKDVIGIPEAKEELKQYVDFLKEPTKFTRLGARLPKGCLLTGQPGTGKTLLARAVAGEASTPFFSCSGADFIEIFGGSGPKRVRELFEEAKKAAPCVVFIDEIDAIGSRNQGGRSMGGGGSSEENRTINQLLAELDGLTSKEAIVVIAATNYPEAIDKALLREGRFDRKVTIPMPDHKARCELFEFYLNRIITGDPNCKPKVQVFKTRNEAEAGGSGAAQASSSAALTSSEKVATETKALVTEDAKPESIKVIPGVSNKEYAIVLSDRTPGVSPAQISTIVNEGALNAAMNGKDVVPLEVLQDSIDDVLIGKKHRQRMSNASLHRTAYHEVGHCIMAWTNPLQKDVIKLSIIPRGRAGGYTQQVQDEAMEPQTDEFLFSQLCVLMGGRAAERIFEKDISIGAMDDLQRATRLAMEKLLKYGMSKTIGQLAFKPNDKNDGRAWMTWSENLHAKVEAEARALVESAYVHTEKTLLAHKDKHQKLAELLLGKKELDKADITSILGARPVLKA from the coding sequence ATGAACCAGAACGACGCCTCGCCTGGCGGATCGCTGTTCCAGCAAATGTAcagcgtgcagcagcaacagcagcagatgccgccgcagcaggcaTACGGAGGCCAGCTTTCACTGCAACCACCCCCTATtcctcagcagcagaagagcgGCCAAGGCGGCGGCTATGCACAAAATCCGTACACAGTGCCCGGAGAAGGCATAGGTGCACCGCCGTCAACCTATGCCGGCTACAACTACCAGCCCCAGCCAATGATACCGCAGCAGTATAGCTACacggcgcagccgctgcatcaGCAGCCCGCGCGCATGCCGCCGGTGTATCAGCCGACGGTCCAGGATGACGACTACTACAAGGGTTTCCACGATGGCGTTGTTCGTCCCTCTGGGCCGGTTtggggcagcgccgtcagctgGATTGTACCCCTTGTCGTGAACGTGGCGTTCTTTGTTGGCCCTATCTGGTACTTCCGGCGCAAGTACATGCACGCCATGGCGAGTGCGACCGGCTCCACTGCCGCGTCAGGAGGCAAGGGTGGTGCGGGGGCATCGTCGAACATGATGAGTGGGCTCATGGACATGATGAACCCGATGAAGCCGAAGAACTTTCGCACCGAGGTGAAGGGGACGACGTTCAAGGATGTCATCGGCATCCCTGAagcgaaggaggagctgaagcagTACGTGGACTTCTTGAAGGAGCCCACCAAGTTCACTCGCCTtggcgcgcggctgccgaaAGGGTGCCTGCTCACCGGGCAGCCTGGCACCGGCAAGACGCTGCTGGCCCGCGCTGTGGCCGGTGAGGCAAGCACGCCGTTCTTTAGCTGCTCGGGTGCCGATTTTATTGAGATCtttggcggcagcggcccaAAACGTGTGCGTGAGCTCTTCGAGGAGGCCAAGAAGGCGGCTCCATGCGTTGTGTTCATTGACGAGATTGACGCGATCGGCTCGCGCAACCAAGGTGGCCGCTCcatgggcggcggcggcagcagcgaggaaaACCGCACCATCAACCAGCTTCTCGCCGAGCTTGATGGCTTGACGAGCAAGGAGGCGATTGTGGTGATTGCCGCCACGAACTATCCGGAGGCAATCGACAAGGCGCTTCTGCGCGAGGGTCGGTTTGACCGCAAGGTGACCATTCCCATGCCGGATCACAAGGCGCGCTGTGAGCTATTCGAGTTCTACCTCAACCGCATCATCACTGGTGACCCGAACTGCAAGCCCAAGGTTCAGGTGTTCAAGACGCGCAATGAGGCCGAGGcgggtggcagcggtgccgcgcagGCGTCTTCGTCGGCTGCCCTGACCAGCAGTGAGAAGGTCGCTACAGAGACGAAGGCGCTGGTCACAGAGGACGCCAAACCCGAGTCGATCAAGGTGATTCCCGGCGTTAGCAACAAGGAGTACGCTATCGTGCTCTCGGACCGCACCCCTGGCGTGTCGCCGGCGCAGATTTCTACGATCGTGAACGAAGGCGCCCTCAACGCGGCCATGAATGGCAAGGATGTAGTGCCACTGGAGGTGCTTCAGGACAGCATCGACGACGTGCTCATCGGCAAGAAACACCGTCAGCGCATGAGCAACGcgtcgctgcaccgcaccgcgTACCACGAGGTAGGCCACTGCATTATGGCCTGGACAAACCCGCTGCAGAAGGACGTAATCAAGCTGTCCATCATTCCCCGTGGTCGGGCCGGCGGGTAcacgcagcaggtgcaggacGAGGCGATGGAGCCGCAGACGGACGAGTTTCTCTTTTCGCAGTTGTGCGTGCTTATGGGCGGCCGCGCCGCGGAGCGAATCTTCGAGAAGGACATCTCCATTGGCGCCATGGACGACCTACAGCGTGCCACGCGCTTGGCGATGGAGAAGCTTCTCAAGTACGGCATGTCCAAAACAATTGGCCAGCTCGCCTTCAAGCCAAACGACAAGAATGACGGCCGTGCGTGGATGACGTGGTCGGAGAATCTGCACGCCAAGGTGGAGGCCGAGGCCCGCGCGCTTGTCGAGTCGGCCTATGTGCACACAGAGAAGACCCTGCTAGCTCACAAGGACAAGCACCAGAAGCTGGCAGAGTTGCTTCTCGGGAAAAAAGAACTGGACAAGGCAGACATTACTAGCATCCTCGGCGCTCGTCCGGTGCTGAAGGCCTAA